Proteins from one Armatimonadota bacterium genomic window:
- a CDS encoding cytochrome c, with the protein MRNGRLSVALTAVLAVAAYVTLIAVAGCSKSPQAAGSAPGAGPAAGAGSATTGGAALFASSGCTRCHSMDGQGGRRAPDLTHVGANPQHTAQWIASYVKNPQSVDSSSRMPPMGGGNISDSNLQALGAYLATKK; encoded by the coding sequence ATGCGTAACGGTAGACTTTCGGTAGCTCTGACGGCGGTGTTGGCCGTCGCGGCATATGTAACACTGATCGCCGTCGCCGGATGCTCGAAGAGCCCGCAAGCCGCAGGAAGCGCTCCGGGCGCAGGTCCGGCAGCCGGCGCAGGGTCGGCAACCACCGGTGGCGCAGCCCTGTTTGCCTCATCCGGCTGTACCCGCTGCCACTCGATGGATGGTCAGGGCGGGCGTCGTGCGCCAGATCTGACGCATGTGGGCGCCAACCCCCAGCACACCGCCCAGTGGATCGCATCGTACGTCAAGAATCCGCAGTCGGTAGACTCCAGTTCGCGGATGCCACCAATGGGCGGCGGAAACATCAGCGACAGCAATTTGCAGGCGCTTGGAGCCTATCTGGCAACGAAGAAGTAA
- a CDS encoding right-handed parallel beta-helix repeat-containing protein, with translation MILYLLLMLGLRHASVIKVGDGCEYPRIEQAVAAAAPGDTIQVYGATAGYHRVAVKVDVAGITIQGMGPTRIVLDGVGFDYSGAGKVPRAVFQVDPSAAGTTIENFEISGAHNSTFNGAGIRINAADGVTVRDCDIHDCDMGIMSNGSSAATGGSDQVITRCRIHGNGSLKDPGFNHNLYLAGQSVTVRFCDIFGSLTGHNLKSRAHFIKVEYCFIHDAANRELDLVEDNATARPNSNALLLGNLIVKDPACSGNRVVIQFGRETGMRTGTVYLINNTIITPFVSAVVSITSPGCTARLYNNIICNQTSSRPRLLEGANGGSCLSAAGSGNWFSDGYSLQGTNLLRSSQTFGRRRGESPFLGSRRVCALRVAPGVAHWRDGSGLVHDAVVRYRYAGAGKWRRSDGSHIGA, from the coding sequence ATGATCCTCTACCTTCTGCTCATGCTCGGCCTGCGCCACGCGTCGGTCATCAAGGTAGGAGACGGGTGCGAGTACCCGCGGATAGAACAGGCCGTGGCGGCTGCAGCGCCGGGCGACACGATTCAGGTATATGGCGCCACAGCCGGATATCATCGTGTGGCCGTAAAGGTAGACGTGGCAGGCATCACGATTCAGGGAATGGGCCCGACGCGCATTGTACTGGACGGCGTCGGCTTCGACTACAGCGGCGCGGGCAAAGTACCTCGCGCGGTTTTTCAGGTCGATCCTTCCGCCGCCGGAACTACGATTGAGAACTTTGAGATTTCCGGCGCACATAACTCAACATTCAACGGCGCCGGAATCCGCATCAACGCGGCAGATGGTGTAACCGTTCGCGACTGCGATATTCATGACTGCGATATGGGCATCATGTCCAACGGGTCAAGCGCTGCCACCGGCGGTTCCGACCAGGTCATCACGCGCTGCCGCATTCATGGCAACGGCAGCCTGAAAGACCCGGGGTTCAACCATAACCTCTACCTGGCCGGGCAGAGTGTCACGGTGCGCTTCTGCGATATCTTCGGCTCTCTTACCGGGCACAACCTGAAAAGTCGCGCGCACTTTATCAAGGTGGAGTACTGCTTCATTCACGATGCGGCGAACCGCGAGCTCGATCTGGTTGAAGATAACGCCACTGCGCGGCCGAATTCGAACGCTCTCCTGCTGGGCAACCTTATTGTGAAGGATCCTGCCTGCAGCGGCAACCGGGTCGTCATCCAGTTTGGCCGTGAGACCGGTATGCGCACCGGCACAGTCTATCTCATCAATAACACCATTATCACGCCTTTTGTGTCTGCAGTCGTCAGCATTACGTCGCCCGGCTGCACGGCGCGCCTTTACAACAACATCATCTGCAACCAGACCTCATCGCGTCCTCGGCTTCTGGAAGGCGCGAATGGCGGAAGCTGCCTGAGTGCCGCCGGATCCGGCAACTGGTTCAGCGATGGCTATTCGCTCCAGGGTACGAACCTGCTCCGATCGAGTCAGACGTTTGGGCGCCGCCGCGGTGAGTCTCCGTTTTTGGGCAGCAGACGTGTCTGCGCACTGCGCGTGGCTCCTGGCGTGGCTCATTGGCGGGATGGCAGCGGTCTGGTCCACGATGCGGTCGTGCGGTATCGGTATGCCGGCGCCGGCAAATGGCGCCGATCTGACGGCAGTCATATCGGTGCCTGA
- a CDS encoding phytanoyl-CoA dioxygenase family protein: MSLTEPDDAAHKVPAKAMTVTHRDSSITTDFRRDGFAFARSMFSPDEAAAMKAEIRSILADHSHVGGVYVGLAAVSQLFRRAARNSAMLDALEHVIGPDIEFLSDKVALKSGDVQFGSPWHQDWPYWKGAHKVSVWIALDPADRSNGCLRLLPGSHHHPVEHSGVAPEGEGFGNRLAPGSVDESRAVDAVCAVGDAVLFHDLTLHASYPNRSGNDRYSLISTYRSAAEPDIRYDWAVAAEVVRGRAQA, translated from the coding sequence ATGTCGCTAACCGAACCGGACGATGCTGCCCACAAAGTCCCGGCAAAGGCAATGACCGTTACACACCGCGACAGTTCGATCACGACCGACTTCCGGCGGGATGGATTCGCGTTCGCTCGGTCGATGTTTTCACCGGACGAGGCGGCGGCCATGAAGGCGGAGATTCGCTCGATACTCGCCGACCACTCGCACGTTGGCGGCGTCTATGTAGGTCTGGCGGCAGTGAGCCAGCTGTTCCGCCGCGCCGCCCGCAACTCTGCCATGCTGGATGCGCTGGAGCACGTGATCGGTCCGGACATTGAGTTCCTGAGCGACAAGGTCGCGCTCAAATCCGGCGACGTTCAGTTCGGCTCGCCATGGCACCAGGATTGGCCCTATTGGAAGGGCGCTCACAAGGTTTCGGTATGGATCGCGCTGGATCCGGCGGATCGCTCAAACGGCTGCCTGCGCCTGCTGCCGGGCAGCCACCATCATCCCGTTGAACATTCCGGTGTTGCCCCCGAAGGCGAAGGCTTCGGCAACCGGCTTGCACCGGGCTCTGTGGATGAATCGCGAGCCGTCGACGCGGTGTGTGCGGTGGGTGATGCAGTGCTGTTTCACGATCTTACGCTGCATGCGTCGTATCCAAATAGATCGGGCAACGACCGGTACTCGCTGATTAGCACCTACCGGAGCGCGGCGGAACCCGACATCCGGTACGATTGGGCCGTGGCGGCCGAGGTGGTGCGGGGCAGGGCGCAGGCATGA
- a CDS encoding DUF1501 domain-containing protein → MEHDRLQKLQLEALKQVTRRQFFGRAGYGIGTLALGSLLNEALFAEAAMAAPGPAKNPLAPRPPMFAPKAKNVIFLFMVGAPSQVDLFDYKPKLAQYNGQKIPESIIKGERFAFIKGDPKILASPYSFSKFGKSGQEISNLLPFTGKIADDIAIVRGVSTTQFNHAPAQIFMQSGFQIAGRPSMGSWLTYGLGSENADLPGFVVLVSGLNEPDGGKALWSSGFLPTEFQGVEFRSQGEPVLFVEDPSGMSGAVRRDSLDALRSLNEDHLHKEDDPEIATRIAAYELAYRMQTSVPELMDISKEPPAIQTMYGTEPGKSAFSNNCLLARRLVERGVRFVQLYHRGWDTHGTSESDDLMHALPNICKATDQAAAALVTDLKQRGLLDETLIVWGGEFGRTPMNEGRDGSKFLGRDHHPHAFTVWMAGGGIKPGFNMGATDDLGYNVVEDPVDVHDLHATILNQMGIDHTRLTYKFQGRNYRLTDVYGNVIKQLIV, encoded by the coding sequence ATGGAACACGACAGGCTCCAGAAGTTACAGCTTGAAGCGCTGAAGCAGGTTACTCGCAGGCAGTTCTTTGGGCGGGCCGGATACGGAATCGGCACGCTGGCGCTTGGCAGTCTGCTGAATGAGGCGTTGTTCGCAGAGGCAGCGATGGCTGCTCCCGGCCCGGCGAAGAATCCTTTGGCGCCGCGGCCGCCGATGTTCGCGCCAAAAGCGAAGAATGTGATCTTTCTCTTCATGGTTGGCGCACCATCGCAGGTGGACCTGTTCGATTACAAGCCCAAGTTGGCCCAGTACAACGGCCAGAAGATTCCCGAATCGATCATCAAAGGCGAGCGATTTGCGTTTATCAAGGGAGACCCGAAGATACTCGCATCGCCGTACAGCTTCTCTAAGTTCGGCAAGTCGGGCCAGGAGATATCGAACCTCCTGCCTTTTACAGGAAAGATCGCCGACGATATTGCCATCGTTCGCGGCGTAAGTACCACGCAATTCAACCACGCACCGGCGCAAATCTTCATGCAGTCGGGCTTTCAGATCGCCGGCCGGCCGAGCATGGGATCGTGGCTTACCTACGGCCTTGGCAGTGAGAATGCCGACCTGCCGGGCTTCGTTGTTCTTGTATCCGGTCTCAACGAGCCGGACGGCGGTAAAGCGCTTTGGAGCAGCGGATTCTTGCCGACCGAGTTCCAGGGCGTGGAGTTCCGCTCGCAGGGCGAACCGGTACTGTTTGTAGAGGACCCGTCCGGCATGAGTGGCGCAGTACGACGCGACTCCCTGGATGCGCTCCGCTCATTGAACGAAGATCACCTCCACAAGGAGGATGACCCGGAGATCGCTACCCGCATCGCGGCGTACGAACTGGCATACCGGATGCAGACGAGCGTTCCCGAACTAATGGACATCAGCAAAGAGCCGCCAGCCATTCAGACGATGTACGGAACAGAACCCGGCAAATCGGCATTCAGCAATAACTGTCTGCTCGCGCGCCGCTTGGTAGAGCGTGGTGTGCGATTCGTGCAGTTGTACCATCGTGGGTGGGACACTCACGGAACCAGCGAGTCGGATGACTTGATGCATGCGCTTCCGAACATCTGCAAAGCCACCGATCAAGCAGCTGCGGCGCTGGTTACGGACCTGAAGCAGCGCGGCTTGCTCGACGAGACGTTGATCGTTTGGGGCGGTGAGTTTGGTCGCACCCCGATGAATGAAGGCCGCGACGGATCCAAGTTTCTAGGTCGGGACCATCATCCCCACGCGTTTACGGTGTGGATGGCAGGCGGCGGCATCAAGCCGGGGTTCAACATGGGCGCAACCGACGATCTGGGTTACAACGTGGTTGAGGATCCTGTGGATGTACATGATCTGCATGCAACCATCTTGAACCAGATGGGCATCGATCACACTCGCCTTACCTACAAGTTCCAGGGGCGCAACTATCGCCTGACGGATGTGTACGGCAATGTGATCAAGCAGTTGATCGTGTGA
- a CDS encoding PSD1 domain-containing protein, with amino-acid sequence MKLGEPELYGIATRTQARLFHCTLRRAWHVGGTVLALIAAAAFAPPSPAQPTAPPVNFVRVVLPILKAHCFECHGPQKMGGLRMDNSPDFFKGGSSGPIVAPGDSAHSLLVERLLGQLGKPRMPMGFGPLKATDIAKIRAWIDGGAVWKGAPAPTHWAYVAPKRPMLPKVQDRAWARNPIDVFVLAKLQANGLSPAAQASRRTLIRRVSLDLIGLPPTPAEIAAFLKDRSPNAWSKVVDRLLASPHFGEKWAIRWLDLARYADSNGYEKDLPRSMWPYRDWVINAYNKDMPFDQFVVKQIAGDMLPNATVNDRIASGFQRNTMLNQEGGVDPDEQRWLTNVDRVGTLGTVFLGTTLMCAQCHDHKFDPFTQKDFYSMLAFWNHCTEPDLEILTPDQKADRERIGAWIMQASAAKAADAKPGGDAAALPKATMRLASLQGQLAAITGPTTMVFHEDADGKTPSTHIRVKGAYLSRAAKVTANTPASLNPFPAGLPHNRLGLAQWLVSPANPLTARVAVNRFWEDLFGIGIVKTSYDFGTQGSPPSHRRLLDWLAVEFQHPTPNAAWRRDANGHAISVQPWDMKAMIRLIVTSATYMQRSEIPPKMIERDPDNALLARGARFRLGAELIRDEALAISGLLDPKIGGPSVYPYQPAGVWNVPYSGDKWVESKGGDQYRRGIYTFLRRSAPYPVFVNFDGTSHEFCTALRMRTNTPLQALTTLNEKEFFECARALASRMMLEGGATPASRVRFGFLLCTARPPNTRESSTLTALFKRERLHYLADRTAATALLAEKSPTPDDAERAAWTVVANVLLNMDETITRE; translated from the coding sequence ATGAAACTCGGTGAACCAGAGCTGTACGGAATCGCCACAAGAACGCAGGCGCGATTATTCCACTGCACGCTGCGGAGGGCGTGGCACGTGGGCGGAACCGTGCTGGCGCTGATCGCTGCGGCGGCGTTTGCACCTCCATCGCCCGCGCAGCCCACCGCCCCGCCAGTCAACTTTGTACGTGTGGTTTTGCCGATCCTGAAAGCCCACTGCTTTGAGTGCCACGGCCCCCAGAAGATGGGCGGCCTGCGGATGGACAACAGCCCTGACTTCTTCAAGGGTGGGAGCAGTGGGCCGATTGTGGCGCCTGGTGACAGCGCTCACAGCCTGTTGGTCGAGCGCTTACTGGGCCAGCTTGGAAAGCCACGTATGCCGATGGGCTTCGGCCCGCTCAAGGCCACCGACATTGCAAAGATCCGCGCGTGGATTGACGGCGGCGCCGTATGGAAAGGAGCGCCGGCGCCGACACATTGGGCGTATGTTGCGCCAAAGCGGCCGATGCTGCCAAAGGTTCAGGATAGAGCGTGGGCCAGGAATCCCATTGATGTCTTTGTACTTGCCAAGCTGCAGGCAAACGGTTTGAGTCCCGCGGCACAGGCTTCCAGACGCACCCTGATCCGACGTGTCAGCCTGGATCTCATCGGCCTCCCGCCGACGCCCGCGGAGATAGCCGCATTCCTGAAGGATCGCTCACCAAACGCCTGGTCAAAGGTGGTAGACCGGCTGTTGGCTTCGCCGCACTTTGGAGAAAAATGGGCCATCCGCTGGCTCGACCTGGCCCGCTATGCCGATTCCAACGGTTATGAGAAGGACCTGCCGCGTTCAATGTGGCCATACCGAGACTGGGTGATCAACGCTTACAACAAGGATATGCCGTTCGATCAGTTCGTTGTCAAGCAGATTGCGGGCGACATGCTGCCGAACGCGACGGTAAACGACAGGATCGCCTCCGGTTTTCAGCGCAACACGATGCTGAACCAGGAAGGCGGTGTTGACCCGGACGAGCAGCGGTGGCTGACGAATGTGGACCGCGTCGGCACTCTGGGCACCGTCTTCCTCGGCACAACGCTGATGTGCGCACAGTGTCACGACCACAAGTTTGATCCATTTACCCAGAAGGACTTCTACAGCATGCTGGCCTTCTGGAATCACTGCACAGAGCCCGATCTCGAGATTTTGACTCCAGACCAGAAGGCCGACCGGGAGCGGATCGGTGCATGGATAATGCAGGCATCGGCTGCCAAGGCCGCCGACGCGAAACCGGGCGGAGACGCGGCTGCGCTGCCAAAGGCAACGATGCGGCTGGCATCGCTCCAGGGGCAGCTGGCGGCGATAACCGGTCCCACCACGATGGTGTTCCATGAGGACGCAGATGGCAAAACGCCATCTACGCATATCCGTGTTAAGGGCGCATACCTGAGCCGTGCCGCGAAGGTAACCGCAAATACTCCCGCCTCACTCAATCCATTTCCCGCCGGCCTCCCGCATAACCGGTTGGGGCTGGCTCAGTGGCTCGTAAGCCCGGCTAACCCGCTGACGGCTCGAGTTGCGGTCAACCGTTTCTGGGAGGATCTATTCGGCATTGGTATCGTCAAGACGAGTTACGACTTCGGTACGCAGGGTTCGCCGCCTTCGCACCGAAGGCTGTTGGACTGGCTCGCTGTAGAGTTCCAGCACCCGACCCCGAATGCTGCCTGGCGGCGCGACGCAAACGGCCACGCCATATCGGTACAGCCATGGGACATGAAGGCCATGATCCGGTTGATAGTTACCAGTGCCACATATATGCAGCGCTCCGAAATCCCGCCGAAGATGATCGAACGCGATCCGGATAATGCGCTCCTGGCTCGCGGCGCGCGATTTCGGCTCGGCGCCGAACTGATTCGCGACGAAGCGCTGGCCATCAGCGGCCTGCTCGACCCCAAGATCGGTGGCCCGAGCGTATATCCGTACCAGCCGGCCGGCGTATGGAACGTTCCGTACAGCGGCGACAAGTGGGTGGAGAGCAAGGGCGGAGACCAGTATCGTCGCGGTATCTACACGTTCCTGAGGCGCTCAGCGCCCTACCCGGTTTTCGTGAACTTCGACGGAACCAGCCACGAGTTCTGCACCGCGCTCCGGATGCGGACAAACACTCCGCTGCAGGCTCTGACAACGCTCAACGAGAAGGAGTTCTTTGAGTGCGCTCGCGCCCTGGCGAGCCGGATGATGCTGGAGGGTGGCGCCACCCCGGCTTCGAGAGTCCGGTTTGGGTTTCTGCTCTGCACAGCGCGGCCGCCCAACACAAGGGAATCGAGCACTCTTACGGCCCTGTTTAAGCGAGAACGTTTGCATTACTTAGCCGACCGCACTGCCGCCACGGCCCTTCTTGCGGAGAAGTCGCCAACGCCGGATGATGCGGAGCGTGCTGCGTGGACCGTGGTGGCCAACGTGTTGCTGAACATGGATGAGACCATTACGCGGGAGTAA
- the glmM gene encoding phosphoglucosamine mutase, with product MTETRLFGTDGVRGVANQDLTGELAMALGMAAGVVLQRHSTAKNVIVGRDTRISGEMLEAALCSGFAAVGVSSVCVGVLPTPGVARLVLAERALAGAVISASHNPYCDNGIKLFGADGHKLADDVEDEIGALAQRLVDAPRAVAHAVGRIRHMPEKREQYVDAVLRVAETQDALKGLRIVLDCANGAASELAPDIFRALGAEVIVEHAEPDGININADCGSTHPKSMAAVVAAADAQAGVAFDGDADRAILADEVGSIVNGDHIMAIIAQDLAARGGLTNNVVVATIMSNVGLEEALAEFGAHLHRTNVGDRYVAEAMKTQEAAVGGEQSGHILLPHLTPTGDGIVTAIQTLSVMLRTGKKLSQLAATVKERPQMLTSIEVRSKEGLTTNERIASAIKAAACKVGNPAWVSVRASGTEPLIRIMVQGADDNAVRESFESLCSTVVEALGQPEA from the coding sequence GTGACGGAGACGCGCCTATTTGGTACGGATGGAGTGCGCGGCGTCGCCAATCAGGACCTCACCGGCGAGCTGGCGATGGCCCTCGGCATGGCGGCTGGCGTAGTTCTACAGCGCCACAGCACCGCGAAAAACGTGATCGTTGGGCGTGATACGCGCATCAGTGGCGAGATGCTGGAGGCCGCGTTGTGCAGCGGTTTTGCCGCTGTTGGTGTCTCAAGCGTCTGCGTTGGCGTTCTACCGACGCCCGGCGTCGCGCGTCTAGTCCTTGCCGAACGTGCTCTGGCCGGCGCGGTGATTTCGGCCTCGCATAATCCCTATTGTGACAACGGCATCAAGCTCTTTGGTGCGGACGGCCATAAACTGGCAGATGACGTTGAAGACGAGATAGGAGCGCTGGCCCAACGGCTAGTTGACGCGCCAAGGGCGGTGGCCCACGCGGTTGGGCGAATACGGCATATGCCGGAAAAACGCGAGCAGTATGTAGATGCGGTGCTTCGCGTCGCGGAGACACAAGACGCGTTGAAGGGCCTACGTATCGTCCTCGATTGCGCAAACGGCGCGGCCAGTGAACTAGCGCCCGATATCTTTCGCGCGCTCGGCGCCGAGGTGATCGTAGAACATGCCGAGCCCGATGGCATTAACATCAACGCGGATTGCGGTTCCACGCATCCGAAATCCATGGCGGCCGTTGTGGCGGCGGCAGACGCGCAGGCTGGCGTGGCGTTTGATGGCGATGCCGATCGGGCGATACTCGCAGACGAGGTGGGATCGATCGTCAACGGCGATCACATCATGGCGATTATCGCGCAGGATTTGGCGGCGCGTGGTGGCCTGACTAACAATGTTGTTGTTGCAACTATCATGAGTAATGTCGGGCTCGAAGAGGCACTTGCCGAGTTTGGCGCGCACCTGCACCGGACCAACGTCGGCGATCGATACGTGGCCGAAGCGATGAAAACGCAGGAAGCGGCCGTTGGAGGCGAACAGAGCGGCCACATTCTGCTGCCGCACCTGACACCCACGGGCGATGGCATTGTTACCGCGATCCAGACGCTCTCAGTAATGCTCCGGACCGGCAAGAAGCTCTCGCAGCTCGCTGCCACAGTCAAAGAGCGGCCCCAGATGCTCACAAGCATCGAAGTCCGCAGTAAGGAGGGGCTTACAACCAACGAGCGCATCGCATCCGCCATCAAGGCGGCGGCCTGCAAAGTCGGCAATCCAGCGTGGGTTTCGGTACGCGCGTCCGGTACGGAACCGCTAATCCGGATTATGGTTCAGGGCGCGGATGACAATGCGGTCCGGGAATCGTTCGAGTCTCTCTGCTCCACCGTCGTGGAAGCCCTCGGTCAGCCGGAAGCCTGA
- a CDS encoding redoxin domain-containing protein: MTQPFPRRFALCCAGMFALMSAALIGPAAGEQQGLGALASSLRAQPLGVVPATLTFASLGGRRYSGTSLRRYRASVFFFVSGQCPISTTYAPRIAEFAKQAMQKGVQVFADYPDRQETRAAIRADAAAHGYHFAVVADPRARVATAVGAIATPEAVIVDANGAIRYRGRIDDNVVTTLVTHHDLEDALDAVLSGKPVPHPETLAMGCAIRQPAVAPAPAAGVPTWSGQIASIILDKCASCHRSGQVAPFSLTTWRQANAWAPDIERYTQTGAMPPWKPAEGFGCRFVNASQRTLTSNELAAIRKWAENGAPEGDPAVAPHMPNYPRGWQIGKPDMILQASAPFHVPADGADIYRNFVVHTNFTQDRYLSAVEVHPGNRAVVHHIIVYIDGNRVSDRLDGRDHDGQPGYTSFGGPGFIPTGMLAGWAPGNEPVHLPQGIGIFVPKHANLVIQVHYHKNGEAQTDLSQIGLRFARHTIQQTINSIWLINFFFKIPPGDANYTCTAQTTVTRNMHLRAVTPHMHLLGRQMKIWADLPNGTRKDIIWIKDWDFNWQMSYGLRQPIELPKGTVLHLWASYDNSNDNPRNPNLGHLKPVGWGENTTDEMCIAFLSVTSDSQHLAVRDPIADTVRSAGAGAETPAVRSGTR, encoded by the coding sequence ATGACTCAACCGTTCCCACGAAGGTTTGCGCTCTGTTGCGCCGGCATGTTTGCACTCATGAGTGCTGCCCTCATCGGCCCGGCTGCCGGCGAGCAGCAGGGGCTCGGCGCCCTCGCCTCCAGCCTGCGCGCACAGCCGCTCGGCGTCGTCCCCGCCACACTTACCTTCGCCAGTCTCGGCGGGCGTCGTTACTCAGGCACCTCACTCCGACGGTATCGCGCCAGTGTATTCTTCTTCGTTTCGGGTCAGTGCCCCATATCCACGACGTACGCGCCGCGCATCGCGGAGTTCGCAAAGCAGGCGATGCAGAAGGGCGTGCAGGTTTTCGCAGACTATCCGGACCGGCAGGAGACCCGAGCGGCCATCCGCGCCGACGCTGCGGCGCATGGCTACCATTTTGCCGTCGTCGCCGATCCGCGGGCGCGCGTTGCGACGGCGGTCGGCGCTATCGCAACACCGGAAGCCGTGATTGTGGACGCCAACGGCGCCATACGGTACCGGGGACGGATCGATGACAACGTGGTAACCACGCTCGTTACCCATCACGATCTTGAGGATGCGCTGGATGCGGTGTTGAGCGGTAAGCCGGTCCCGCACCCAGAGACGCTTGCCATGGGCTGCGCCATCCGCCAGCCTGCCGTGGCGCCTGCACCGGCCGCCGGCGTGCCAACATGGTCCGGTCAGATTGCCTCGATCATCCTCGACAAATGCGCCAGCTGCCATCGCTCGGGGCAGGTCGCGCCATTTTCTCTGACGACATGGCGCCAGGCCAATGCGTGGGCGCCCGATATCGAGCGCTATACGCAGACCGGCGCCATGCCGCCCTGGAAGCCGGCAGAAGGCTTCGGCTGCCGTTTTGTCAATGCTTCGCAGCGAACGCTGACATCCAACGAGCTTGCTGCGATTCGCAAGTGGGCTGAAAACGGGGCGCCGGAGGGCGATCCCGCTGTGGCGCCACACATGCCCAACTACCCGCGCGGCTGGCAAATCGGCAAGCCCGACATGATCCTTCAAGCGAGCGCTCCGTTCCATGTCCCGGCCGATGGCGCCGACATCTACCGCAACTTCGTGGTGCATACCAACTTTACTCAGGATCGGTACCTTTCGGCGGTGGAGGTCCATCCGGGAAATCGCGCCGTTGTCCACCATATCATCGTCTACATCGATGGCAACCGCGTTTCGGATCGGTTGGATGGCCGGGACCACGATGGCCAACCCGGCTATACAAGCTTCGGCGGCCCGGGCTTCATTCCCACGGGAATGTTGGCCGGTTGGGCGCCCGGCAACGAGCCGGTGCACCTGCCGCAAGGCATCGGAATCTTCGTACCGAAGCATGCCAACCTTGTTATTCAGGTTCACTACCACAAGAACGGTGAGGCTCAAACGGACCTGTCGCAGATTGGTCTGCGCTTCGCGCGCCACACCATCCAGCAGACGATCAACAGCATCTGGCTGATCAACTTCTTCTTCAAGATCCCGCCGGGCGACGCCAACTATACCTGCACCGCCCAGACCACGGTTACGCGGAATATGCACCTGCGAGCCGTTACACCACACATGCACCTGCTTGGTCGTCAGATGAAGATCTGGGCAGACCTGCCAAACGGCACGCGTAAGGACATCATCTGGATAAAGGACTGGGATTTCAACTGGCAGATGAGCTACGGACTGCGCCAACCCATCGAGCTGCCGAAAGGCACGGTACTGCACTTGTGGGCCAGCTATGATAACTCCAACGATAATCCGCGAAATCCAAACCTGGGACACCTGAAACCCGTTGGTTGGGGTGAGAACACCACGGACGAAATGTGCATCGCGTTTCTCAGCGTCACCAGCGACAGCCAGCACCTCGCGGTCCGCGATCCGATTGCAGATACTGTGCGGAGCGCCGGCGCGGGCGCCGAAACGCCCGCAGTTCGCAGCGGCACGCGGTAA
- a CDS encoding DNA-3-methyladenine glycosylase I — protein sequence MTTDLTRCPWSECNPAMQRYHDEEWAAPVHDDKRLFEFIILEGAQAGLSWNTILNRRDGYREAFAGFDPVAVASFTDSRAAALMENPAIIRNRAKIMSAISNAQAFLAIQEEFGSFAIWMWDFVGGRPIQHRFKEQSEIPAVTAEAEAWSKALRERGFRFMGPTICYAHMQAVGMVNDHLISCHRFEPCAQLGASIAGSAGG from the coding sequence ATGACGACCGACTTAACTCGGTGTCCATGGTCGGAATGCAATCCGGCTATGCAGCGCTATCACGATGAAGAGTGGGCTGCACCGGTGCACGACGACAAAAGGCTGTTTGAGTTTATCATCCTTGAGGGAGCACAGGCTGGCCTCAGTTGGAACACCATCCTGAACCGGCGTGACGGCTATCGCGAGGCGTTCGCCGGATTCGATCCGGTCGCCGTGGCGTCGTTTACCGATAGTCGGGCCGCGGCGCTCATGGAGAACCCGGCCATTATCCGAAATCGGGCCAAAATCATGTCGGCGATCTCCAACGCGCAGGCATTCCTTGCCATACAGGAAGAGTTCGGCTCGTTCGCCATCTGGATGTGGGATTTCGTTGGCGGCCGCCCAATCCAGCATCGCTTCAAGGAGCAAAGCGAGATTCCTGCCGTAACCGCGGAAGCGGAGGCGTGGAGCAAAGCGCTTCGAGAGCGTGGTTTCCGCTTCATGGGGCCAACGATCTGCTACGCCCATATGCAGGCCGTCGGCATGGTCAATGACCATCTGATCAGCTGCCATCGTTTCGAACCCTGTGCACAGCTTGGCGCCTCCATCGCCGGATCTGCCGGCGGCTAG